The genomic stretch TGATATAGCCCTTTTAATAAGTCTTAAAGCTTCAGAGTATTTACCTTCAAGAGAGTAAAGATATGCCAGATTGTTCATGGCATCTGTATTTTTTGGGTTTATCTCAATGGCTTCTTTATAATATTCTTCTGCTTTTTTATAATCTTTTTTCTTAAAATAAACATTCCCCAGATTAAAATAAGGAATGTCCCAGTTTTTTCTTTTTTTTATAGCCTTTTTATACTCTTTTTCTGCAAGATCAAGCATACCCTTTTTTTCATAAGCCACACCAAGATCATTATGTTCTTCTGCAGAAAGGGGGTCATCAAGAATCACTATTTTGGGCATACTACAGGAAGCAATCAAAACAAATATCAGCGGTAAACAGAAAGGAAAACATTTCCTAATTTTTTCCATATCTTTTCAAACTCTTTGTAAGGTATTAACTTATTTTTTTCGTAGCCTGTGTGAACTATAAATCCTTTTTCATTATAACCTACAACAACAAAGTAATGGGGTTTTGATATAATCCAAAAACCCAGATCAACAAGAACAATAACAGGAATGTTGTTATCTATAAATGATTTTATCTTTTCTATACTTCCCTGACCAGATTTGGTTTTAAATCCTCTGGATTTTGCGAAGTTTTCAAGATCAGATATAAGAGCACCTTTTAGTTTCGGCGTATAAACTTTTTCTCCTATCTCTTCCTGAGATATTCCAAAACCATAATATCCAAAAACTGAGGAGAGAGCAGCCGGACCGCAGAACTGGGAATGTTGTTTAACAAAGGGAACATCAAGTATTTTTCCAAAAGCAAGCCCGGCAGTCAATAAAAAAGCTAAAATTATCCTCAATATTTCAGGCTATTATTATCTCTTTTCCTAAAAGTTTCAGTATTAACACAATAAGAAGAACAATAATGAGAACAGCTATAATAGTTCCCAGAATATCCCCTCCAGCAAGAACCCTGTCTGAAGCCTGAGCGAGCATGTGTATCTGTTGGTCTGACATCTGGGAGAGCTTCTGATTTACCTCTTCAGGTGTAAGTCCATAAGCTTTAAGCTTTTCTCTTACAAGCTGGTTTTCAAGAGCTCTTTGTATTTTGTTTATTTCCATTTCTCTTAAAGATTGGGTGGTCTGTCCTTCAGATGTAACAGAACCTACCATTCCTGCAACAGCACCAGATGTGTTCAGAAATATAAAATAAACAGCCATGAATACAACAATTAGAGGGTGTGAGGCTTTTTTCAGCATATTGCCCTCCTCCAGATTTTATTTATAATATCTTTCGTCAATTAATATATCGGAGCTTGAATTGGAATACAACCTTGTTCATGCAATGTTAGGAAGGTTTGGGATTTTGATCCCTCTATTGGGTCTTTTTTTTGAGATCGCATCTATAGTTTCACAAAAAAAATTGGTTTCAAAAATAGCAGGAGGAATAGTTATCTTAGGATCTTTGTTAGTCATAGGTGCAACTTTAACAGGACTTGAAGAGATAAATTATCTCAGATCAATGAACCA from Persephonella sp. encodes the following:
- a CDS encoding tetratricopeptide repeat protein, whose product is MPKIVILDDPLSAEEHNDLGVAYEKKGMLDLAEKEYKKAIKKRKNWDIPYFNLGNVYFKKKDYKKAEEYYKEAIEINPKNTDAMNNLAYLYSLEGKYSEALRLIKRAISIKFKTEYLNTLKEIEEKIYKSEGY
- a CDS encoding cysteine peptidase family C39 domain-containing protein: MRIILAFLLTAGLAFGKILDVPFVKQHSQFCGPAALSSVFGYYGFGISQEEIGEKVYTPKLKGALISDLENFAKSRGFKTKSGQGSIEKIKSFIDNNIPVIVLVDLGFWIISKPHYFVVVGYNEKGFIVHTGYEKNKLIPYKEFEKIWKKLGNVFLSVYR
- a CDS encoding PA2779 family protein — its product is MLKKASHPLIVVFMAVYFIFLNTSGAVAGMVGSVTSEGQTTQSLREMEINKIQRALENQLVREKLKAYGLTPEEVNQKLSQMSDQQIHMLAQASDRVLAGGDILGTIIAVLIIVLLIVLILKLLGKEIIIA
- a CDS encoding DUF2231 domain-containing protein, with the protein product MEYNLVHAMLGRFGILIPLLGLFFEIASIVSQKKLVSKIAGGIVILGSLLVIGATLTGLEEINYLRSMNQNIQPFRIHMVIGGAVAVVFTILSLIRIYLYTKVNERVVIVYMVIYTLTVMANLFSNEIVIHSLRGE